A stretch of DNA from Castor canadensis chromosome 2, mCasCan1.hap1v2, whole genome shotgun sequence:
CGAAGGCGAGCCACCTCAGGAGGCAAGTGGCCCCAGGTGGGTAAAGGTCTTAGGACCCTCTCCTCACCTTCCATGTGCTCCTGAAGAAGAGGCTTGCCCTACCTCCCCCACCTCATTCTGCACTTCTGGGTTTTTCTTTCCTCCCAGGTACTGTTCTTTCCTGAAGGCACCTGTTCCAACAAGAAAGCTTTGCTGAAGTTCAAACCAGGTGTGTAAAATGATGGTGGGTAGCAAGGCCATGGGAAAAGGGAGTCCCTGCATTGGGGAGGAATaacccacaaaatagaaaggtggTCAGGGAttggggagaaagggagacagGGAACCCCAACAAGTTGGGGAGTCAGAAAATTATAAATGAGTGGAGCAAGGCCAGATGTCATTTGGAAATTGTCCCAGACCCATATCTTGTGCCATCTAGCTGTCTCCATGCACTAATCTCTGTATGTGGGGGGGATGGGGGTGGAAATGGGATTTAGGAGCCTTCATCGCAGGGGTGCCTGTTCAGCCTGTCCTCATCCGCTACCCCAACAGTCTGGTGAGTCTTAGTCcaagaaaggggggagggggaagcacAAGTCCATCTTAAGTGGAAACTATTACTGCCATTTTGGGTGGGGCAAGAGCAGGAGGCAGGACCCCTGTTCAGAGAGATTGGTCAGTTTCTGGAAACAGAAGTAATGTTCTGTCCCCAACTGTGCTTCTCCCATAGGATACCACCAGCTGGGCATGGAGAGGTCCTGGAGTGTGAGTTCTGGTGGTCCTGGGTTGAGGGCGGGTGACAGGGTCTGTCAGAGAATTCCCTGGCCTTATTCCAATGTCCAAGAGGTGGATGGTCCTTCCTCATTCTGGGACTGAGAGCACTAGGGGAGTGCTCCAGTTCTATGGTTTTGGCTCCTTCTCacttttaagtgatttttctccCTCGATTGTCCCTTCTGGAGCCCACCCCGCCAGGCATGCCTCTTGCCCTTTCCCTGTGTAGCCTGCACTTTTTCCTCTGCTGTATCcctgcctctcttctctcttgCCACCTTTCTGGCCCTTCTCAGTCTCCCACCTACATCTTCAGCAGCATGGCTAGGGGTCCATTTTCTAATCACTGGGCAGAACTTTCCCACTGTTCTCTTCAGGGTAGGAGGGGCCCATAGTTAGATATTAACGAGCATTGTGGCTCCTCTTCTCCTAGACTCAAAGTTCTCTGGCTCACAGCCTCGCAGCCCTGCAGTATCGTGGATGTGGAGGTAGGACCCCCACAGCCAGGAAGACAGAATGGACATCACGCATCCCCAGAGCCCTGAGAAAAAAGGGAGAGTGGTCACCCTTCACTTCCAGGTCCAGAtaagaactgtgtgtgtgtgtgtgtgtgtgtgtgtgtgtgtgtgtgtgtgtgtgtgtgtgtgtttcagttcCTCCCTGTGTATCAGCCGTGCCCAGAAGAGAGCAGGGACCCCACCCTCTACGCCAACAATGTCCAGAGGGTCATGGCACAGTGAGTGTTCCACAAAATATTTCCTGGAGCAGATTCACAGGGCAAATGAGCCATAAGGGGAAGTGGAGGGGTGAGGTTCGAAGCACAGATAAGGCGGGAGGGATGGTGGGAAGGGCTATGGGGCAGCTgagactgaggagggaaagaaagataaaggagCCTGAGTTGCTCTCCCAAGTCATCAGGCCAGAGTACGTAAGGAATCCTCACACTGTACTCCATTCCCTTCCTCTTGTAGGGCCCTAGGCATTCCAGCCACTGAATGTGAGTTTGTAGGGAGCTTGCCTGTGATTGTGGTGGGCCGGCTGAAGGTAGCATTGGAGCCAAGGCTCTGGGAGCTGGGAAAGGTGCTTCGGAAGGCTGGGTAAGTAGCCTTGAAGTTGAGGGCACAGCAGTGTCACAAAGAGAAAtggggagaaatgggaagaaggaaggaaagtttaaaaaaagaaagggttgGGTTGGGCCAGGCGTgttggtacacatctataatcccagcactctggaggctaaagcagaggattacaaattcaaggctgtctcaaaaaaaaaaagggtgaaaaGATAACAGAGTAAAAGAAGGGGCATGgtgcatctataatcccagctaccctggaggcagagacaggagtatTGCAAATTCAAGTCCACCACCCCacgcaaagttagtgagaccctatctcaaaaacagactGCAAACAAAAGGGCAGAATGGTAGCATTCCTGCTTAGcatgtaggccctgggttcaaatcccaataccacacacaaaaataaaaggggagaaaaaggaatgaagggtACAAAATAACAGGTGAGAAAAGTGAGTGCAAAGGGCTCTCAAAAGACTGTGAGTCAGTTTATCTTAGAAAAAACAGcttcggtggctcacgcctataatcttaatactcaggaggcagagatcaggagaattattaaaaagccagcccagacaaattaTTCActgagaccttacctcaaaaatacacaaaaaagagggctggtagaatggctcaagtggtagagcgtctgcctggcaagcgtgaggccctgggttcaaaccccactagttcaatagctcagtggtagaacacttgcctagcctgAACAAAggcctgggttcagtctccagcaccaaCCAGCAGTTGAACCTGTGCTGGGAGAATGCTCAGTGCTGGGCACAAGGTCCTGCTGCATGGCGTGTCCAGAAAGAAACTGAGCTCTCTGCCTTTGACGATTCTGTTGCAGGCTGTCCCCTGGCTGTGTGGATGCTGGGGCAGAGCCAGGTCGGAGTCGAATGGTCAGCCAGGCAGAGTTTGCCAGACAGCTTCAGCTCTCAGACCCTCAGACGGTGGCTGGTGCCTTCAGCTACTTCCAGCAGGTAAAGGAACCAGGGCAGAACCAGGGCTCCCCTCCAGGCTGACACACTCAGGATGTAGGGATAAAATCTTGAGTGGCACGTCAGTCTCATTGGATGCCCAACTGGGAGACCACTCTGGATGAACAGGTTCCCATCTCCCAAGATTCACTAGAaggttatttttttgttgttgtgtatCGAGGAGCAGTAAGAAATATTCAATGGGGGAGACGTGTCAGTTTCTGAAACCACTTTAGAGATTGGTGAAGAAGGGGGCTACTGGGTGAGGGTTTTCAAAGAAGAGTCATGAAGGTTAGGTGGGAGAGGGACACATAGAAAAAACAGCACTGGACAGACAGACAGTAGACAATTTGAGATCCTCTAGTGTTTGCATTACTTGGACAGATTTTTTCAAGTGTTCTGTAGCTTCTCTAAAGGATTCCTGAACTAGCTCAAGAATCTTAGCAATCTTACTTGCTGGGATATAACCAGGTTTCCCTGTCGGGTAACAATTCTGTAagattccctttttttttttgctaggagGGGTACTAACTATGTTGCCcacactggtctcaaactcctgggctcaagtgatctcccctcagcctcctgagtagctgatacTGCAGGTGCATGGCGTCCTCCCCACCTTGGAAGATTCTTAACGTTTATTAACAACCAACAGGAATCCCAaggagctctttttcttttttttttgcaagggtAGGggaggaatcaaacccagggcatcatgctagacaagtgctttaccactgagctgctccAATCACTCTGAGGGCTCCTTTTGTTCTAAGATGCAGGCTGTGGCTCTCACCATCTCGAGGATGTTAAAAACTGACCAAGTACACAGTGATGcatcctataatcccaacacttgggagatcagggaaggatttcaagttcaaggccagcctgggctacataggaagacactacctcaaaaaaaaaaaaaaaagtcactggctGTGTGGATTCCTTAGATTGGGGCTGCCTGAGAGGAGCGTCCCTAATGTGTCCCCTAGAACTGGCACAATAGACATTCTACCGGGGTTTTTGGTAAGAAATGAGACCAGTGGCCCCTTTTCATTCTGTTGGACCAGTTCTCCCACATAGACTGGGTAAGAGGAGGGAACCAGTTTGTCCACCTTGGGGACAAGTGACCTCCCATGGTATGTCAGAAACTTGATGCTCAATTCAGGATTCCCCGCCATTCCTAGGAGATCTCAATGGGAGAGCTTGTGTAAGCTCTGACCTGAGAGAACTGTCAGGGATCCTGCGAAGTCTGGGACTCAGTTCTGAAGGGAGTGGCCACAAGTATTGCCTCCATGCCTACAGAGGAGAGAGGAGCCAGAACCCCAGAGCAGGAGGGACGATGCAGGGTCCCCACATTGCTGTGGCTTCTCTTCCGTCCTCTAGGATGCCAAGGGATTGGTGGACTTTCGAAATGTGGCACTTGCACTAGCAGCTCTGGATGGGGGCCGGAGCCTGGAGGAGCTGACTCGCCTGGCCTTTGAGGTACGTGGGAGTTGAGGGAGGCCTGGGGGCCATGGTCACCCCACACAGGAGCCTCTGTAGGGAACTATTCCCAGAGGCTCCTTGATGGTAGGTGCATGGTGCCTGGTGCCACACTGCCTGAAACTGCAGAGCCCCAGAATGTCTGTGTTAAGGCCTAGCTGCGagaaagaaaagggcagaagcTATGACATTTACAGGTCTCCAGCAGAAGGGGCCCCAAAGATCCAAGAGCATCCATGTGCACACTTTTGGAAGAGGAGGCGCCCACTGGGTGATGACCTTTTGTCCTTTTCTCTCCAAAGCTCTTTGCTGAGGAGCAGGCAGAGGGACCTAGCCGCCTGCTGTACCAAGATGGCTTCAGCACCATCCTGCACCTGCTGCTGGGTTCACCCCTCTCGGCTGCCACAACTCTGCATGCTGAGCTGTGCCAGCCAGGACCCAGCCAAGGCCTCTCCCTCTGTGAGTCACTGTCTTCTCAGCCCCACACTGGCACTCAGCGGCGCTGACTTGGAGAGCCCTGGGTTGGGAGGGAGCCAGGGCTAGTGGCTAGTGTTGGAGATCAGAACCTCTAAGAGGTGAGGctagaaaagaagagaggaagtaaACCTATATTTGAGAAAGCAGAGAGATGAGTGGGTAGGACCTTCAATCTGAGAAAAGGGCAGTGGTGTCCTTGTTCTCAGGTCtttatatttcctttctcacTCTTACCTGTCCAGGTCAGTTCCAGAATTTCTCCCTCCATGACCCACTCTATGGGAAGCTCTTCAGCACCTACCTGCGCCCCCCACACACCCCTCAAAACACCTCCCAGATACCAAATGCCTCATCCCCAGGCAGCCCCACTGCTCTGGCCAACGGGACTGCACAAGCACCCAAGCAGAAGGGTGACTGAGCGCCTCAAACCTCTGCCCCTTCCTCCTCAGCTCGAATCCAGCCCTGCACTCAGGGCAGCGCCAGGGGCCTACCCTATGCCTCAACCCCATCTCTGGTCCTGTTtggtttttgttatcttttttttttttaagttaattttaattttttgtttgggttttttgtaagaaactattttatatataaattaaatatatatatatatctattaaaaaatgaagtttaGTGACTTCACTGATGTCATTAGTTGGGAAGGAAGGGATGAATGTCTGCAAGTTCCAGATGGTTCCAAAGGTCAGTCCTTTTGGCCGTGGTTGGATGCAATCTCTCACTCCCAGGTGGACTGGGTTCTTTCCTGTACAGAAATGATACAGAAGTGCTCTATCCTCCCCTCCTGTAACCTCCTAAATGCACATTTCCTCATGAACTTCTTTTCAGCCCATTCCCTCTTGTTCTGTCCtcattaaagattaaaaaatagcTCCCTGCCATTCCATATTTAACAATCCTAATGAGAGTTGATACCATTGCCCATAGTAAGAACAGAGCTGTGTCAATACAGATGTCGTGTCCTCCAGTGCAACCACTGGGGGCAGTCCCCCTACCACTGGATGAGCTCGGGACACTTAGGTCATTTCCGTTGGCCTCTTCAAGGGAGGAAACAAAACCCCTACAGGCGCTGTGCCTACACACAGATGTGGAAAATTAATTCAGTTTAGGAAATTAGATCTCTATCTTAGGTTGAAAAGCATCTTTCCCTATCTGGAGACTTAACGGGGCAGACAATGACAGGCTGTCCACATAACCCTTCCCATCACAAGGTCCTGGCTTGGGAAGAGGAATGAATAAAATGGCCATTGGATACTTCTGTTTCAGGACCAAGAAAGTCAGCCTGTTGCTGAGAGGATGCTGCAGGGAGCCAGGATGAGGGAGTCTGGAACTACCCCTGCCTACTTTCGTAACATCTGCCCTATGTGGCAGCAAAGACGTGTACACGGCAGGGTGCACTGAGAGGATTTTCCAaccaaaaaaacttttatttctttttctcatacaACTCCTTCCAAAATCCTTCTTTACTTCCCACTGAGGGGACCATCTGTAACCAACCTAGCCAGTGTGATCTTCACTACTGGGGAAGCCACCTCTGGGGCCTGGCAAGTGGGGTAGGATGGTCCCTCTGTTTACTACTGGCTACGACGCcgtttcttctttctgcctgtgGCAAAACTGTCACGCCTTCTTTTACGAGGCTGTGAGGACTGCACCATTCCCAGAGCCAGGGGGTTCTCCCCAGAGACACCAAGTTGAGCTCCTGGCTGGGATCTCTTTACAGCATTAGCTAAACCTCCAACTGGGGCTCGCTTCCCAGACTTGGTGACAGGGTGTGAAAGTTGGCCAGGGCCTTGTACCTCAGCACAGGGGTGGGATGCTCTCTGGATGCCCTGACCTCCCGAAACAGGGTGAGGACTGAGGGGAAGGCCCCTTGGAGAGAGGCTAAGTTTGGAGGCCAAGAGGTAGGCAAAGTTGGAGAGTtgttcatcttcctcttcctcctccttctcccttttctgGACCCCATCCACTGAGTTGAGTGCTTCACTAAAGGAGTTTTCTCTTGGAACTAAAGCATCCCATGTAGGGGAAGTGCTTCCAAGGCTCAGGTAAGATGTTGATTTGGGGGTCTCAAGTATATAAGACTCTTGATTGCCTTGTAAAGATACAAGATCATTAGGCTTAGGACTGGATGGACTGCTATCTTCCCTGCCCTCTCCTTGGAGGTCATAAGAATTaaaatttgctaggcaggagtccTCACTGACCCCTAGTTGGAAGCCACAATCATCTGTAACATCTAGTATGTTGATATGCTCTGTGGCTTCCAAGGGAGAAAAGGGATTCCCTGTGCTCTCTGCCTCTTGGCTAGCCTGAGGGAAGAAGGCATCCTGTGTCCCTAGGATAAAGAGGTTGTCTTGGCATGAGGGCAGCAGGGCATCTTTGGGAGACCCCAGTGTGGAGGCTTCAGTTATTTCCAGCAGTGGGGAGCAACCATCAGCCCAGAGATCATTGGTATCCTGTATGGTCCCAGGgctctgttctctgttttcttcGGGCCCCAATGCTGGACTGTTGGTCCCTGGAGGTTCTGGCAACTCTATGGCAGCTACGGCATCTGTTGTTCCACTGGGAAGAACCACAGtgctctctccctccccagaCAGTGAAATGCTGTTGGTGGAGTCCAGTGCCTGGTGCTTGGCTATACATTCCCCATTTTCGAAGCTCTCTATGACCTCTTCAATTTGCAAGGGCAACTCCAAGCTTACAGCATCCATCTCACTGCTCAGCCACAGTGCTGGGCTGAGAGCCCTGTCCTGGTCCCCAGCTGCCCCAGGGGAAGCATTCTGGTCATAACTCTGAACCATGGAAGGACCTGCATCATTTTCCCACATGGCTGCTAAGGATTCTTCCTGGGACACGGCTGAAGGCTCTGTCCCTCGAGGAAGCACTTCCAATACCCCCATCTGCTGTCCTGTCTGCAACCCCAGAACTTGCTTTTCTAACCCTTGTCCTTGCACAGGAGCTGGATCTGCAAGTACAACATCCACACTGAGAGCTCTCAGGGGTTGGGGACCTTCCTGCCAGCAAAGGGACAAAGCCTCTGAAGTCCTATCAGCCACTAGGCAGTGCCCAGGGGACCCAGCACCTCCCAGGTAGCCATCCTTATGTGAAGATAGTTGGTTCATAACCTCCCCAGACCCCCTTCTCTCCATACCCAAGGAAGGCTGCACCATCTGTGAAGGTGCAAGTTTTAACTGCCGATCCCAGCTGCTGGAGGATAGCTGAGGGTTCCCATCCTTATGCATGCCTCTTGGGCCACATAGGGCTCCCTCTAGCCCACCATGCATTTCTCTTGCCCGCTTGCCTGGAGAAGCAGCCTTTCCAAGGCAAACAGTGGCCCCAGACCCCCGAGGCCCAGGGGTAGGCCGAGGCCGTCCACCcccatcttcatcttcatcaGAAACAGAAGGACTTGAGTCTGACTGAGCGCCACTGCAACTGGGAGGTGCCTGCATATCCTCGTCTTCCTCCAGGGCCAAGAGTCGCTTCTGGACAAGCTGGAAGGGAATGGACAAAGACCACGTATATGGAGGTGTTAAGAGATGACTGAGTGGATGGTAGGAGATGTCATATGGGCaagacaaggaagaaaagcaagtaGCTTCAGTGATAATATCCAAGACATACTGCAGCTCTTCCTGCCTTTTTGTGCCTAATTCCTGTTCTTTGAGCCCTTACTCTCATTTCTCATTTCCATAGTCCCACCTACTTGTTCTATACCTGAAGCT
This window harbors:
- the Lpcat4 gene encoding lysophospholipid acyltransferase LPCAT4, coding for MSQGSPGSRAPLDPTPGPPAPPNPFVHELHLSRLQRLKFCLLGTLLAPIRVLLAFIVLFLLWPFAWLQVAGLTEEQLQEPITGWRRTVCHNGVLSLSRLLFFLLGFLRIRVRGQRASRLQAPVLVAAPHSTFFDPIVLLPCDLPKVVSRAENLSVPVIGALLRFNQAILVSRHDPASRRRVVEEVRRRATSGGKWPQVLFFPEGTCSNKKALLKFKPGAFIAGVPVQPVLIRYPNSLDTTSWAWRGPGVLKVLWLTASQPCSIVDVEFLPVYQPCPEESRDPTLYANNVQRVMAQALGIPATECEFVGSLPVIVVGRLKVALEPRLWELGKVLRKAGLSPGCVDAGAEPGRSRMVSQAEFARQLQLSDPQTVAGAFSYFQQDAKGLVDFRNVALALAALDGGRSLEELTRLAFELFAEEQAEGPSRLLYQDGFSTILHLLLGSPLSAATTLHAELCQPGPSQGLSLCQFQNFSLHDPLYGKLFSTYLRPPHTPQNTSQIPNASSPGSPTALANGTAQAPKQKGD